AGTGATTACACATATCAGTGACTAAGAATTAAAAATGTGATGGTGTAGTATATGCGTTTAAAGCactgtttaaatataaatattcatgtttaaatataaattctaatatttaaaaaaatatacaggtCTGAGTTATATTTGCTAAAGCGAGATGTCAATTCTGCCTAGCAACATCATTCAGATTTCTGACTGCCCGCTCCTGATTGGCTAATGTGCATTTTAACGCGAACGTAATTCGCTCAGGATGCAGAAAGTCCCGCCTTTCCTGGTTTGTGCTTATGGCGACTTAAAGTAACGTCTTTTTTCctgtggtaataataataaacattattattaatatcgttgtttaaaataacaaccaatacaataataatgtgagaacaatatattaaaaacagtacaGGCTTATCTTTTCATTAAAAAACCCCACATTAAATTCCCCcaatacaccgatgaggcataacattacatttcaccctgttcttcaatggtcaggacccccacaggaccactatacTGACCATGGGGGTCCAGACCATTATAACAGGgtggaagcaggctaaaaaagtatgtagagaaacagatggactacagtcagtaactgtagaactacaaagtgcttctatatggtaagtggagctgataaaatggacagtgaatgtagaaacaaggaggtggtttaacgttatgcctgatcggtgtaatagAGATGATGTTATGTTGTAAGACAGCATAATGTCTGGTTATGTGCTGCCAGTGCAGTCCATGTTGCTAGTGTGTTCTAATAAATGAAAATAGTGCGCACTATTATCACTTATTAATGCTAATATTGTTCACTTCTGTGCATGGTGACTCCATAAAGTATGAACTATGACCACACATCAGCAAACTGTCCAACACAGCTTTGTCGTTTATGAAGTTCCGATATTAGATTTTCCTTCTCTTTAAGTCTCATGATCTTTAAATGTATGACTGAACAATTTAAAGAGAACTAGACTACTTTCTACAGATGCTGTGGATAaagaaaagttaaaacaaaacaGATGATCCCTATAATTTAGACATTAGAAACTTACTTTATGACACATGAGTTTAATTCATCATATAAAATTTATTTCATTACGATATCAATGCAAATATAGCACTACAGTGATCTCCAAGGTACATCGTATCTTACCATATCAATATATTATGGCACTCATAATATGGCCACCGTTTAAGTAGACACGCAAAGCCGACAGCTTCTGTAAACTAGTTTTCTCAGTAATTCTACCCTTTCATCGTCATAAATTGTAACTAGTTGATTACTTAGTATATCTGAAGTACAAACTGGGCACAGTTGATTCAGACCGAGACACAGCCCAAGCTTTCTTTAGATCGGAATTCTTGAAGAACCCCAAGCATGCATTGCACCAGCCCTCTTCATTCCTTTCTGTGATTCGGCTTTCCATTTGACAGAGACTGTTGAAGTTGTTGTGTTGCCGACGACACCATGGTGACGCCACGATAAAACCATCGAGGCATTACGGCGATGCCAGAGTAGCCTTAAGGTATTACTATGAGGTCAAAGCGGTAAACGAATGGCATCACTGCAATGGCACGACAGTAAGATTGTGGTATAATTATGATGACACCACAGTAATAACATGCCCACACCATGATGCCATGACAGTAATCGTGTGGTACCACCATGATGACACGGTGGACACTATGATGACACTTGGGTGACACCAGAGAAACAATGGTTTCGTCAGTGGCATTGCCACGTTATCTTTATGGTGTCATCTCGCTGCAGCATCATCAACCGAATTACCAAGATGTCTTCATGTCAAGTTACAGCAGTGGGGAACATCAAGGTGTTACCATAATATTAATGGTCTCCATGGTGTCACCCTGGCACCACTGCATTGTTCCGGCGGTATCACTGTGTTGCGGCTGACACCGCCACGGTACCGCTGTTGAATTTGACTGCAATGTCACGTGGTCCATTTCTCAGTAGTGTCGATGTGAAAACTGTACAAGTCATTAATCACTGTTCAGAAAATAACAACAAGATTAAAATACAACCACAAGAAGGATGGAAAGTCGTAGAGCCACGGAGGCATTCACTCCTCTATAGTACGCTAAATTCTGCCCATAAAAATCTGCCcctaaaaacagaaaaataaaaaacaaaactaagAAAGAGGTATgcataaaaaagtaaagaataTGACAATAGCAGTAGTAATTCAATGTAGCAGCAAGAGTATTTCAAAATATCCAAACGGTGACCAAACTTGGCTGGTGGTTTCTGTACAGAAAACAAATGTTCCttaaaaaaagcagaaaaaagtGGACCTGTTTAAAGGGACTTGCATAATTTTAGCAGGAAATACTGTTCTTGTTGTGTGTGACCGCGCCTTCGGTGAAGAGGGCTTGCATTTCAACGGGCCGGACCATTGGGTACAGTGTAGACAGGCTGCCACAGATAGAACTACTAAATTCCTTTATAAAACAATGAAACACCTTGTACTTTTTATACATCGTATGCTACAATATACTTGTCCATTACAAGTATGAAAGTGGAAAGAGTTGCTACATAATCAGTAGTTGTACACGTTATTTTACAACTTTATAACCCCTTTTTGTATGGTTTTGTATTTCTGTTGGTTTTGTGCGGTCGGTTCCagcatttatgtatttgtttgagGAGCTTAATTACCTGTCCAGTATTGGAACAAGTTGATCTTTGACTTGTAGTGTCCGATGTGAATGACAGAGCCTGTGTGTGTTAGCATGtatcagtgtgagtgtgtgtgtgttgtaagaATTATGAAGCCCCCCCGCCCGCCCCCAGACTAATCTCTACAGTGTTAAAGCTGTCAGTTATATGAAGAGGCAATAATACTTTACCTTATGTACATGGATTAGCGTATGATACAGAAACGTGGACCTGCCGATTTATCTAGAAATACACGATCTGATACGGCTCAGTCAAGCAATACCAACTTGAAATGTGAACGCTGCTGATCTCTAATGGCCTGCAAGTTAAAAAGGAAAAGTTGGACCAAATGGCTTATACAATTTTTGCTGTCTGTTTTCACTTAAAATAATTTCTAGGTCAAGACTCTCATGTGCCTAATTGTGATGGTGCACACGTTTCCTTTACTATAATTTCCACAGCTATTACATCAGTGCTCTTGTAGTCATCTTTAGCCATAACCCAATCTTTAAAGATACAAATACAATATATAGATACGCTCATCCAATATTTAATTACTGGAAACAGCAGGAGGTGAAGGGCTTGGTAAATTAATTGCTGGAGAACATGGCAGTTTTTTAAAGCTGGAATTGCACACATCTGGAAAGTGAGCTTCAACCCACTTCCCCTTCATCTTCTCACAGACCAGAAGATCCTTTCAGTTATCGATGGCACAAGCACTATTGCTAGACATGGAAAACAAGAACGGCGGCTGCTTCATTTACAAAGACTTTTGCTTTGCCTTCAGAGCTGGAATCCTTCACCCGAGATATATGATGACCAACGTCAAACGGGGCAAAATAAAACCAGGTTGTGACTTTCAGTATGGCTAGATCTTTTAGTAATTTCTCATAGCAGTAAAATATATGCCCACATGCCTTAAACCTCCGGTCTCTGTGTTGCCCCGGGCTTGGTAAACGTGAGAAAGAAAATAATTGGCGGAACTACCGACTCCCAAACTGGTACAACACTTGGCGTAAACCTCTGGCGTGGGTTTGGAaatgctgtatttgtattaatttagaTTTTATGTTGTTCTTTACCCGCTTCTACATCACTTTACCCAAGCATGTTTGATGTCCTAAAGCTCTTTACCTATGATTTGCAATCTGGATTGAGAGGatggtgttttattattatatgacagCCTGCTCTGGGTGAACAGACTCCAGGGGCATATTGCTACCAACGCCATAGAAAGTGTGTGAACGGTAGCTTCGGATAGGTAGTAGAAACCAGCGGAATACAATCATGGACTGGTCACCTTCACGCTCGATCAATAATATTGACATCTTGAGGAACGGAGCAAATATGCACTCGGATACAAACACCACCAGCACTACACTCCTCTATTCTTTATATcgtgtgtgtacctgtttgtGTCTGTATTCTATATCttgaccatgtgtgtgtgtgtgtgtgtgtgtgtattcaatTTACAcctttttttctgtgtgtgtgtgtgtttttaattttggcAATGTATGCTGTCTCGGCGTCTGTGCTCATCTACAAAATCTTCACATTCTGACTTTCCGGCTTCAGGTCGATCCTTGAGATCTACATTCCagtcatacacactacacacacacacacacacacacacacacacacatctggaaTGTAGAGGAGCTTTGCCTCATTTCTAGGTCCATCTTCCACCACGCAGACCTTTTTGGATCCTTGATTATTCCTCGTTCCTTGCTGCGAAGGGCAACATCTCACCCTGCGACCTCCGCTGGGGACCATGAGAGTGTACAGAGAGCCCCAAACGTCTGTCCAGTTTGTATTTAAAAGGCTGTAAACGTAGTCGTTTTTAGCAGTCACGATGAGGCGATAGGTAAAAGAGAGTTCCGACCGAAACGTGTCTCTCCCGTGTGAATATATGTACTGTCTTTATATGGCACATAAAACGTCGGGTGACCTTGTCACCCCTGAACGACCTTTAAACTTTGATAAACAGTACAAGCTCTACAATTGTACAATACACCCGTCAGATTTCCATTTTCATACATTCCGCTTAACTTAATCTTCTTGCATTGCTTTTTTTCCTCCATTGTTTTTCTTCTGCAGTtggcacttttttattttactatacGTATATAGACTCAGATGCCAGTGTACTGGGTACACGTCCATTACTACTCGAATGAAATTTGCTTAAGttccaatataataataaattagtcACCTAATCGGCATTAGCTTCATCATGCTACGTGCTCCGGTGTGACCTCCCTTCCTGCATTGCAACCTTCAGTGGACAAACTAGGCAATTACTAGCAATCGAATTATTGATTTAGTATTGATTTACCCTTTGTTGAGCCCTTGTATTAAATTAGCGCACACATTTTTTGCTGGTGCTATTTTTTGCGCTGTGTTTTAATGCTAAATCACTTAGCTTTGTCAGTTGATGGGTGAAGCATTTAGGAGCATGATGTCAAAACACATCAATGGACCagaacagcagtgacactggAATGGTGCTAGTGTTCATAACCGTAAGAATGAAGTAAACGTACCCAGTACGCTGGCATTAGGAGCTATACACGTATATTAGCTATACATATTCTATACACATCTCCGTCCTTCTTTCACTGTCAGATAGCCGTGTCCCACACCACGGCCTGCGGTCTCTGGCAGGGAGGCGTGCCAGTCTTGCGTGGCTCGGGCGTTTTCCTCCAGCTGGGCAATATAGGCATGCTGTCCTGCTTACACAGGCTCTTATCGGGCCGCCGGTGGGCTTTGATCTCCTTGCACAGGCATCGCTTTCTCTCAATCACCTCCAGTAGCTTGCCGTCCCTCTGGGAGGTCGGGCCCGCTGTGTCTGGCGTACCCGGGGTGCCTGGGTTGGCGCTGCCAGCGGATGTAGCCTGAGCCTGTGCCGCCAGCTGGGCCAGGTGCTGGAACTGCAACTGCAGGTGGTGCTGCTGAAGCTGCTGCAGGTGGAGCTGAGCCTGGGCCTGAGTCAGCGTCTGAGCCTGAGCACGGGCCAGCGAGGGGCTGCAGGGGGCCTGAGAGAGGGCCTGCAACTAAAAAATACAGACGATGGGGGGAGGGAAAGTAACAAGGGAAGGGAAGATAGATCAGATTACATTAAACATGAGACATGGCACAGTGGTCTCACAGTGTGTCCCTAAAGATCCTTGTACTAGAATGTTCACCACTGCTACTGTCACACAAGGGTTCCCCCAAGTCTCAGTTCTAGGTCCACTTTTTTAATTATTCGCTTCCACCACACTGGCTTCCATAGTTTCAATCCAAAGCTACGTACCTGTTCACTACCGTGTACTGTCACACAAGGGATCCCCCAAGGCTCAGTTCTAGGTCCACTTCTTTAATTAGTGACTTCCACCACACTGATTTCTGTACTTTCAATTTCAACTTTCAAGCTCAAATTCTTACAGTTCAACTACATGGTGAAATATGATGAAGAAAATTAGGTGTGGACGTAAACGTGTACATTTAGGCACCTGTACAGTTTGTGTGTTCCTGTCTTGTACTAAGTGTACATATGCATTGAGTGAATTGTTGCAGTTCACCACATAACCACCAGATGGAGATCTGTTTCTTACAGCAACCCAGTCAACCCTCCTGCTGCAAGACGGAAGGTCAAATCAGCACACAGTCTGGCtttgcagcacacacacactgactgcgTCAGCATCCGAGCGTCTACCGAGAGACGGCGACGCCTGAAAAGCCTAACGAAGGAGCAGAAGCATAGCCGCGCAGCCGCGCAGCCGGAACACCCTGCAGAGCTGGCGTAGGACGATACGCTGCGCCGTGCAGACACGTCAGATAATGCAGATGCGGATATCAGAGGGTGGGAAGGTCAGGCGGAAGCGTCGTCGGCGTGTCTGTTTGATCATCTGTATTTACCGTCTGCCTGTTGCATCACAGACACACATCATCCCACACGCTACACGTCACCACACGCTACACGCTACACACCCTCTGTCTGCTTCTGTCCGTCGCTCTCTCCTCCCTTTCCATCACACTGCAGCTCCTGTCGTCGCCTCTACCCCCCAAACCCCCCTAACTGCCTCCATGGTTTGGTTTGGACTTGGTGAACCGACAGCCGCACGACGCCACTCGTCTCCTCTGCAGACACACATGGGTGGGGATGCTACGCTGCATGTTCACCCCTCATCATGGAGATCTTCATGCAGACGTTCACCATAAATGCACATTTCAAATTCTGCACCACACcttgcagtgcatcccacagttCACAGAGTTACATCTGCATTGACTACCAATCAGAAACTGCCTTCCTAGGcttcctattttttttttttttttgagaagaTAAAAGATGTGGTACAGTTATTACACCGGATGCTTTTCCCCACGCAgccctcctatttatccaggcttaggACCAGCACTATGTGCCCTCCTCCCAAAATGGCTGGGTTTACGCTATGCCATGTggcttctgtatttgtgagcccagcaaCAAAGTAGATTCAACACTTGCTGACAATCAGCATTGTAAAGTTATGATACGATAACAAGAATGACTGTACGTAAGAGTTACCTGACACAGAGCTTCTCTGGCCGGCAGGCTGCTCTGTCTCAGGATGTCGCCTCCCGCCTGTCTCACCCCTGACGTAGAGGAGGATCTACCCAGTCGGCCAAGCTCTGAAGAGTACAGACGAGCACTTTAGTTTATCAGCGATGCTAATGGACGAACAAACCAACCTGAGATTTAGTGAAACAATGCTACATATTAACGACCTCAGACTTGATGCGACTTAATGTGCAATAAAACCTCCAGACCCTCTGGTAGAATGAGcattgtgtttaaataaatgcgTTCCTTTAATCAGAGGGATTATAAAGCGAGGTGAGAAGGAGGACAACTTCAGGAACTCTAGATCATCCAACTGGGTCAGCCCCAAAGTGAAAACTGCCTCCAATAGGGGTGATAGAATAAGCTGTTGTTGAAATAAgctaaaacaattaaacatctACCTCCATTACGGCAAGCCGGAAAGGTCTGGCACGGCAGGGGCAGTCCGGCACGGGGCATCCCCCTGAACCCGGGAGGTCCATCCGCCCCTGCCAGGCTCTCGCTATGCCCCATCCTTCCAGACGCCCGCACAGGGATGCCAGAATGTCCCCCAGCTCGTACGCTGCCCCCGATTTCCTCGCGGTCTCTCTTCAGCAAAGCGTCAGTGCTGCCGTTCCACACGCGCCTGTCTTCCTCTGCAACGGAAAACAGTTCGTAACACGAACGTTTGGCTCGATCAGATTATTCGCAAAGTTGAGCCACTGCCTTGTAAGCCTACACTCCTTTGTGAGGAAACCAGGGCTCCCTAACTCCAGTGCTGGATTAGGGAAAATCCTAAAGCATGAAGTTTGGCACCCCTGCTGTTAATGCTGACACAATTTTGTactattttttttctccctcgTCTCCCTCGCTCACCCTCTCGCTCTGTTTGCAGAGGAGCTTTGTCacctattatttttttactaagGATACctgaaagaaagtaaaaagtatcGGGAGGAAAATCTTGGCTAAAATGTTTGTACTCAATTTCCCTCCAATTGGGCCATTTTAGCTCATTTTGCGTACAAGAGCTACCAGATTCCTGTAGTTGGCCAGTGTCTGTCGATGTTCCCATTTAGAAAGCACGGCCAATTGTGCTCTCTTGGGTTTCTGGCCAAAATCTTTACAATTGCACCCCTCTGGGACCCTGAGATAGAGTAGCCAAAACCAATCTTTGTGATCATTTTTGGACATGATGCCCACTTAACACTTTTTATAGCTTCCAATCCTGGTCTCTTACTTTCAGTCTCTCTGCTGCCGTGGCTGAAGGACAGCTTCCTGTGCATGGGCCAGTATGTCTGATCATCAGCGATGCCCAGCCCACTCCCAGTAGCATCCCAGGGCAGAAACCCGGCCTTGGCGTGTTGGACCTGGGTGCCCCCCGACTTGACGGGGCCTTCTGGCTGAAGGGAGGGCATTGGCGTGCCAGCACGCAGGCTTTCGTAGGCGGGCGGGCGGCGGAATCCTGTGGACGGGTAGGTCCAGAGCAGGGGGCTGTTTGCTGGTTGGGGTTTGTATGctggaaggtgtgtgtgtggagtgtgtgagcGTTGGACAGAGCGCGATGGGGGCCTGTGTGATGCCGAGGATGTGGATGGTGTCGCCGACGTCGACGCCGGAGGAAGGCTGGAGGAGGCCATGTCAGACTGGCTACTTGACTGTGTTACCGGCGTATCTCTGTCTCGGTTTCTGTCCCTGTCCTTTTCCCGCTCTCTGTCTCTTTCTCGGTCTCGGTCCCGGTCTCTGTCCTTTTCTTTATCCCGGTCTCTTTCTCGGTCGGATTTATCAGACTTGAGAAGAAAACTCACAGACTTGCCCTCTCTGGCCTGCGTCTGAGTCTGTGTTGAAGATTGTGAAGTGCTGTGCGATAATGACTTGCCTTCCTTGTCGGGCTTGCGGTAGTGGTGGTAGTGCGAGGGCCGGTGATGAGGGTGGTGATGGGGATGATGGTGTGAATAAGGAGAGGAAGATTTAGACGATGGAGGCAAAGGCGTCGAGTGACTCCTGGCTCGAAGGCCAGGCGCTGGTCCGTCCTTTCTGTCCTTCTCCCGGTCTTTGTCGGCACTTTTGTCCTCCTTGGAGCCAAAGGAACCAATAGAGGGTGGAAGGCTGGACGGCGACTGGCTGCTGTCCAGCTTGGAGGAGCCACTCTTAGGGGGCGGAAAGGCTAGCAGGGGCGGCTTGTGTTGAAGCAAGTTGGGGAAGGGTGCCGGAATCTTACTGGAGCCGATCTCAGACTCCGATTTGGTTCCTGGAAGAAGAAAAGGAGTAGGGGCGCGAGGTGGGTGCGGCGAGGCCGAGAGCGGCTGGGGGACAGGAGTGGAAGAGGCGGAGCAGGAAGAGGAAGGAAGCGGGGAAGAGTGGGAGACCGAAACTGCAGATTTAGGTTTTGAAGAGGACAAAGGGCAGGAAGGTGAAGAGGACGAGGGTCGAGGGAGCGATGAGgatgtggaggaggaggagacggAGGAGGATGAGTAAGATTTCGACGACTTTGAGCGCTCGTGCTTGGGAGCGAGGCGCCGCTGGTGGGCATCGTCAGCCACTGGGTACTTCATTTCCTCGTAGATGGCCTCCTCGCCTGGATCCGAGTCGGAGTCGGGTGTAGTGGCAGAGGGTGTTGGTGCGCCGGGGGTCTCACGGGTAAACACCTGACCCACCATTTCAATGTAGACTGGCTCGTCATCACCGACGGTTTCGGCGCTCTGAAACGGAAGTGGTGTAGCTGGGGGTTGAAGTCGATGGGGATGAGTGTCGAAAGAAAGCTGGGTGCTTGGGCTCCGCTTGGGTTTTTGGGGTGGAACCTTCCTGCCAGGTAAATCACCAGAGTCAGACTTTTTCATTGCTGTTGAAGGACAGAATAAAAGTaattaagataaataaataaaaaacaaatacagaGCTAGTAATAACATGATAGGTACTAGGCACTAACGGCTCCTGCTCACTTACAGTTTTTCTTCTCAGAATGCTTGGGTGGGTGATGGGGTGGCATCGGCGGAGGGGCATCAGGCGGCACGTGTCCACACCGGGCTTGGTGCTCCAGCTGTGAGGTGGAGTTGGAGCTGAGCCGAGTGTTCGGGTGGCGTTTAGGCTTGGCCGGCGGGCACCTTCCACCGTGAGACGGCGTCTGGGAGTCCGAGTCCGGGTCGTCGCCGTTCTCCAGGCCCTCGCCCTCGCCGGCACCCACGGCGTGACACGACTGGGAGCGTGGCGCCATGGCGGTCGTACAGGAATGCGGCGAGAGGTCCTGAGAAGCGGGCATGGTCATGAAGCCCATGCGGAAATGACGGCGGAACGATGCCAGGTCACGCACCTTGCCCACCGTTGCTGAGGAGGCATCTTTGCAGCTGCGGAGAGGACACAGAGTTCAGAAAATCAGTTTAGTTGTTTTAGTGGAGCCAGTTAGTTGTCCGCTGCGGAGGGTGTATTTGCCTGACTTGTGCTCCCTCTACCAACCCCTTTATATTCGCCTGTACTTCAGTGGATtcacctcgggctactaaccagggtccttacacagtgtcgaaCAGCCCGGCCCcttttttagtccggtcttttcccacccagcagactagtggccaattgtgcctgctgcaggcactgccgattctGAATCGTGCCTGCTTGGTGGTGCCCCAATATTGAGCTGAGAGTCCAGAATCCCAACACTGATGTCTCCTGGGTGTCGGTTCAATCATATTTAAATC
The DNA window shown above is from Trichomycterus rosablanca isolate fTriRos1 chromosome 26, fTriRos1.hap1, whole genome shotgun sequence and carries:
- the LOC134303588 gene encoding neuronal tyrosine-phosphorylated phosphoinositide-3-kinase adapter 1 — its product is MNSGSAQDVAVEHFLRDIERRGQRLHCAVIGCEEAPLRGDMNLLYRKSRLDWRHRDQEGKKSCKDASSATVGKVRDLASFRRHFRMGFMTMPASQDLSPHSCTTAMAPRSQSCHAVGAGEGEGLENGDDPDSDSQTPSHGGRCPPAKPKRHPNTRLSSNSTSQLEHQARCGHVPPDAPPPMPPHHPPKHSEKKNSMKKSDSGDLPGRKVPPQKPKRSPSTQLSFDTHPHRLQPPATPLPFQSAETVGDDEPVYIEMVGQVFTRETPGAPTPSATTPDSDSDPGEEAIYEEMKYPVADDAHQRRLAPKHERSKSSKSYSSSSVSSSSTSSSLPRPSSSSPSCPLSSSKPKSAVSVSHSSPLPSSSCSASSTPVPQPLSASPHPPRAPTPFLLPGTKSESEIGSSKIPAPFPNLLQHKPPLLAFPPPKSGSSKLDSSQSPSSLPPSIGSFGSKEDKSADKDREKDRKDGPAPGLRARSHSTPLPPSSKSSSPYSHHHPHHHPHHRPSHYHHYRKPDKEGKSLSHSTSQSSTQTQTQAREGKSVSFLLKSDKSDRERDRDKEKDRDRDRDRERDREREKDRDRNRDRDTPVTQSSSQSDMASSSLPPASTSATPSTSSASHRPPSRSVQRSHTPHTHLPAYKPQPANSPLLWTYPSTGFRRPPAYESLRAGTPMPSLQPEGPVKSGGTQVQHAKAGFLPWDATGSGLGIADDQTYWPMHRKLSFSHGSRETEKEDRRVWNGSTDALLKRDREEIGGSVRAGGHSGIPVRASGRMGHSESLAGADGPPGFRGMPRAGLPLPCQTFPACRNGELGRLGRSSSTSGVRQAGGDILRQSSLPAREALCQLQALSQAPCSPSLARAQAQTLTQAQAQLHLQQLQQHHLQLQFQHLAQLAAQAQATSAGSANPGTPGTPDTAGPTSQRDGKLLEVIERKRCLCKEIKAHRRPDKSLCKQDSMPILPSWRKTPEPRKTGTPPCQRPQAVVWDTAI